GCCTCATACTCGCTATCTGGTCGTCTGGAAGGAGGTACCGAAACCACTCTTGATCTCGTGAGACTTCCGGTGTTCTGGCCTATTCTTAGAAAGGGGCTGCCACGTGGGGTTGCAGGGGGTCAAAagccttgctcagggaccctCAACCTGCCTCATGTGTCTCCTTCTCAAACCACTCGGAATAAAGAATCGGCGGAGGTTTGATGAGAGTTCAGCGCCACTGTATCGCTTACTGTTTACAGGCTTAAGTTGCCTCGCTCCAGACGGGGTGCGAGGCGCGCCCGGTGCGGCGGCTCCAGGCCAGCAGCCAGACGGTGTCTGCGGCGGCTGAAGCCGATCCAGGTCTTCTTTCCCCTCAGACGCCGGTGGGCAGAGTTTCAGGGAGCGGTAGAGCCGTCTTGAAACAGGATGTGACTGTGGGGGAAAGCTCTCTGCATGAGGACTGACGGCGGCCACTTCCCATCAGCCCTCTGCGCCTCGATCAGGCTCAGTCTGTTGAAATGAATCCTGTTTGCACAACATATCTGAAAAAGGAACGGAGCTCAtggaagacacaaaaaaaaaaaactgttcagtttttaaaattcatCGTATGCATGTTTGCCTCCCGTAACGAGGACGGAGACGGCGTGGAAGTGAAGATAGCGagtgaaagaaaacatgtttgtgatggattctctcctgcagctgtaaACAGACTGATAGTTATCTCAGCTTAATGTGAAGCAGCGCCGATATGAGAGCATTCCACCAGGGCACAGTGAAATAGCGTTAAGGCGGAACAAGATGGAGGCCTTATCGTTCTCCTGTTCACGTGAAATCATCTCGCCAGTGCTGTATAGGCtataaaaaagatgaaaaagcaaATAGCTTCTGGTGGGGAGAAACGTTTGGGTGTAAACCTCTTCTACTGTTCCTCTGTGATCGAGTTTCCAGCAACATGTGAGCGAATGAAGGGCTGGATGAGGGAAATCCTTTCACCAGGCTTCAGCTCGCCTTGTTCGCTAGCTGTCGTCAGTTTTACACCCATTGAGGAACCTGACCAGAACATGACCTCTGTCACTGCAGCCACTACTGActaccaaacaggaagtaggaagtCCTTGATCCTTTCCTGAGGACTTCAATGCAGCGTACCAGGTGCAGCAGATATTAGAGGCAGCATAAACTGTCTTAATCATTGTAAACACTTTGATATCTCTGGTTTCCTGTTATTTTAGGACTGGTTAAACTGTAACATGGTGATAAGTAGCTGTTGTTTGTAGGTGagtgtcaaaataaagtttCAGTTGTTGATATTTATACGAAATGTGCAGTAGATGCTTCCAGTGTTGCCTGTGCATTTTAGGGATTTTTTAGATCCCTGTGGTGACCTATTTTAGAAAAAGCATCGAGCGATCAGATCTGGCAACTTCCAGTATTTTTTCTGACTGGAAAGCTTGTGTTGTTCGTTCTCCTCTCAACCAGCGGGGGGTGCTGCGGGGCGCCTCTCCTCCGCCCCAGTGCACGTACAGTGGCTGTTACAGCTGTATAGGAGGAGCTGGGAGCCTTGAGCTTGGCCTTAGCCAccattgttttccttttatctgcatttttttttacctctgagGAGCGCTGTCGATAAAAACACCTGCGAGAGAAGAGTcccgcctcctccaccactcagcCAACCGCCACGCTGACGAAACTCAGGACCACAGAGGACGAGGCCGACGCAGAGCACGAAAAGCCTTCTTTTCTGAGAGCCTCAGTTCGATCTGAATGAAGTTTCTGGAAAAGAGCAGAGGGATCGACCCTCGTCCTGGTTtacataccccccccccccacacacacacacacacacacacacacacacacacacacattctcctgAGTTATTTTTACAGCAGAGGGATAAAATTGGATCTCTGCTGCATTGTGATTAAAGCTACTTCACCAACATAGCACATCAGATAAAGGTCTTTTCAAATCTAAGAGCACAGCTGTCTCCTCTCATACGTAGACGGTGAAACTCACACCATTAACCTGTCATTCGTCATCTTTTTCTCTGCATaattacatttattacattCGTATTTCACTAAAACGTTGATTCATTCGAGTGGAAAACTGACGCCTTGATCAAGACTGATCATCTTGCGACCATTTCAAGGCTCCTATCATGACTTTGCTTTTACGATCACAGGTTtcatgtattcatcaatttgcTGTCAATTTGGCGTTTTACttccaggaacaaaaaaagTATCCAAAGCATTTGTTAAtgtgggtgttttttgtttcactttgtcttttttaacaGAAAGCTTGAAGCTCGCTTCAAAAgcagagtgaaaaacaaaaacaattaattaTTCATGGATGAGTTTTCACTTTCACCTCAAACAAACCGATCAAACTGCTTTGTGCTGTTTCATTTAGAGGGACAATATGtgatatattttgttgtttattgcCTTAAAAACAACCTCAATCAAATCATTCTTGCTGATTTTTCACTCCATGCTGCAGTGAAAATCAAACTCATATCTAGTCCGacgaaaaataaataagaggTGTAAATATTGGAAGATTATCTTTAAATGTTTCTTGTTGGGTTGAGTACagactgttttgtttgtcaagaaataaatttaaaaaacaaattgtacagctcagagacacAAAATAAGCAAAACCACAAATTAAGCGCGTGGCAACTTTTCAGCTAAAAGGAAAGTTGCTCAAACTAAATTTTAAGCAACAGTCAAAAGTGGCTAATTAATATTTTTCATCCTGTACTGAACACACAGCCTGCCTCAGCGCCATTCCTTTTCTTATCTCCCTCATCACTCGTTCATGTGGAAATTTCTTGATGACTTTTCTTCGTCTTATTGCAGGTCTTAATGTTACGGGTTGTAACTGTAACGGGAACGTTTCAGCTTTAACAACAGCTTCAAAGAAATGTGATTCatcaagcagtagtgaaagtgacagctttACAGacatacacccccccccccccaaaagatCACTTCTGTCCTGTCCATGTCAACTGAAGGTCTTCGAAGGCTCTGTTCTTGGTcttgactaaaaaaaaatacatcaaaccAAAATATCTCTGGTATTATTGCACAACGAGTTAAATGTTATCATTCGACCTTGAAATGAAGGTTTTCTGCAGATCGTCACAACTAATGACCATTTCCACGCTCCCTCCAGAAGCCCCTCCCTCTGACTCCCATGGCTGCTCAGTAGATGAGTAGATGGTGCTTCCTCCTGCAGATAAGCATCAGCTGGTGGTAATCAGTGAAATCAGTCCTGATTGTTTAGAATGAAGACCCCCTCCATGCGTGGCGCTCGCTGCAAACCAGACGTGAAGGTCTGGGGTTTGACCTCTGCCGgagcctccaccagctgcaccGACCGCCGCGAGAAGCGTTGCGGCTGAAAGAGATCGCAGGGAGAACGACGCTCGTCCTCAAGCTGAATTAGATCTGCGTTGTTCGGGAGCGGACTGTCTGTGGCACGTCCGCCCTTCCCTGCCTTCAAAGAGCCGTTTATAGAGGCAGCGAGCGCATTTCGCATGCAGGGTGTGTGCTGCAAATCAAGAGGCATGTGCTGTTTGCAATCACATGGCGGGTTAGCGCTGCTGCATTTTTAATATCAATCATGAATAACCTTGTGcaagtgtgggtgtgtgtgtgtgtgtgagactttcTACTCTGTTTTTGAGGACCGACTAGGGTGGTTTGATCCACATGGTGAAAATGTCAGGAGCTTAGGTGTAGAGGTATGGCAGGGTCcgtccaggtcagaggtcactcacAGGTGGGACATGCAGCGCTCCCATGTAGACCTGAAGGCAAAGAAAGAGGACAGGGTTTAAAACCTGAGTGGCTGAAACCCAGACTGATCAAATCCACCACTCAACCGATCAGCCAGCCTCTAATGAACAGATCTGCAGTGGAAACAGATGGCGAAATGAAAACAAGTGAAGCTCAGGGAGATGGAAGAGATACAGACGACTGAGGAGGTGAAAACCGGGAAAATCAGGAGACATACTGCACTTTTTCAGTGAATGGCTTGACTTTTTTGAGTgatttgaaaattgaaaatgtcattattgaataaaacagaaacagtctTTCAAATCTGAAGTGAGATCACATATAATACTTTACAAATATGATCTGAACTACTGGATTCTGAGCCACACATTCAGTGCAGAATAAGATGTGCAGGAACCGATTCAGAGGCTCCTGAGCTTCTGCAAGCTTGAGATTCAGAAGTTGTGCTGCATGAATgcttttgtatgtgtgtgtatgtgtgtgtgtgtgtgtgtgtgtgtgtgtgtgtgtgtgtgtgtgtgtgtgtgtacacggcCTCATTAGTCTGTGCAGCTGCTTGGCGGAGCTCTGCGTGTGCATGAGCTTCTCATGTGTAGCATGACTCgattcagctgctgcaggtcagcagACGATGGTTCCTCGCTCTGCACATGTTTGAGCAACAGAATTACAGCCCAGCGCGAGACGGCAGTCGTCATTAGTTTGGCGCAGCAGCCgagcagccagaggaagaggctCAGGGAGCCCCGCTGCTCTTTTCAGCCACCGTCACCATCGGAGgaagacagaaataaagactgagaggggctgatggagggagaggacTGAGGACGGAACGTCAAGAGCGAGCAGCTTCAAGGCTTTCAGTTCGGTCTTTGTTTCCGTCTTGGATCCTGCTGAGAATTGTTAATGGGGATGATTAACATGACTTGTGGCATCTGGACAGTCCGAGGAAactggtggaaacacacatgcacaggaagaacatgcataCTCCACACAGAACTCCAGCCAAGGTCATTGTGATTATGAAGCAATGCTCCATCATCACACTCTCTTTCATTCCTCAAGAACTTATTTCTGAATCAGGCCTGCAACGAAGAGGAAGCAGACTTTTAACCGACGGCCATTTAGCAAGGTCAGCCGGTTTCTGACTGCTGCTTAGAAAAGGTCGATCGATCAAATCCAAGCTGAATGTAGATTTCTCTGATTGTCATtggaaaaaagttttgaaactCAATAGAAatcactttttttgttgttgttgttgttgcaatgCTGGAAAGAGGATACTTAAGTCCGACATGCAGTATGTGAATAATTATAAACTTTCCGTGGACACCGAACAGGCAGCAGATCCTCCTCAGCCCAGCTCAGAGCGCAGCGCGCTGCACAGTGCTGCTGTGTGGGTTCACGGGTGACAAGCCAATGCAGCTATGATGTCTTGTTTACTTCCGCCTACAGCCGCAGCTCGTAGTAGAGGCAAGATAGACTCATTTTATTCTCACACAAGATTCTTCTGCAAAGTGCATTGCAGTCACAGGGCGTATGAGAGGTGGGGAAAAACTAAACTCTCACTGCTGGCATGCTCCGCATTTGTGCTTATTATAAATCTGAATTCCCCCtatcacacacagacaaacagcatCATTtagaaaaatggggaaaaataaGATTTCAGCTGAAAGATGCAGGAAAAAGATGGTGCTGGATGTTGTCTTCCAGCCTTAGCGCATCGTGCTTTGGCTTTAAACCAGCCTCAGCGGACGAGGACGAGCGCACACAATTACAGTGCGATAAAGACACATGTATAATACATGGAGAGGAGCACCGGAGTGAATACACACTCGCAGTTCAGGCTCAGGGTGACCCAAATAGTGGCAATGGTATTTTGAGAGCGGCGTGAGTCATCCAATCCAAAAACAAAGCCGAGTGTGAAACGACTCCTTTCGGAGCTCAGTAGGCAGAGCGCACCAGTGGATGGACTGTGGGTGGAAGGTGGAGAAGAAGCATAGTGAGCCCAGCCAGCGCAAACCTGCTCCGTCTCGCTCCGGGAAGAGGAGGACGGTGGACGCTCCTTCCCGGGGCAGTGGAGGATGTGGGTGTCAGGTGGGCCAGCGAACACCCTGCTGGAGACGTCCAAAACGCTGCAACGATCCGTAGAGGCTTCTAAAAATACTCAAATAAATGCAGTGACGGTCGCACACGAATGCAAATGATGCAAATGTACAGTCAGCTGTTTGTACACAAATGTGAATACATTAACAGAGGAATGAGCAGGAGCACAGATGAAGAGAGCAGAGATTCTGTCATCCAAAACCAATTTAAGACAGTAACGTCTCGGTTGTTTCTCATGGTGCGACACAAAATATGAAATCACAAAAAGGAACGACGCAACCAGTCACACAGTAATGACCTGTAACGCGATTCCTGCCAGCAACGGTATATTCACCTCAGATCGATGCACTTTGATTTCTGGACTGCGGAATACAACACTGTCATTTCAAGGCTCCTGAACGAGGAAGAaccaaacctgcagaaccagactcagaggaacgttctgcagaaccagattgggacttttaaaattgaaaaaacaaacaaacaaaaaaaaaaaacgaataaaGTAATGTACTCATGAAAGTGACCACAATTAtggcaaaaaagaagaagatttgTAAAAGACTGTCTTGTGCCTCCTTCATCCACTTCCCTGCTGCCGGCCTCTCATCCCGTAAGCAGCAGTAAATCGGTTTGGACCACGTCTGTGTTCCCGTGTTTCTCTTCCTCCAGGAGCTCGGGGAGACTCCTGTGTGTTGGTTGATCTTGGAAATAGATTACCACTCTCTCTGGAGTCCATTCACATTGACGAAAGTTAATCAAACCTAAGACCAGGATCCTTATGGAGAGTAAATGAAGTGACTGATTTTAGCGTACATGTACATCTCAAACCAAACTGTGCTCGCTGCTGAGGTTCAGAAATTCTCAAAATGTGGGTGTTGGAGTGACAGTAACACGTTTCTCTCTCGTCTTTTCCTTCCTTCTAGTTCATCGCCTTCGCATCTTTgttcttcatcctggtctccATCACCACCTTCTGCCTGGAGACTCACGAAGCCTTCAACAAGATCATCAACAAGACCGAGTCCATCCGGAACAGCAGCGTGCCCGACTCGGGCCCCCAGTACGAGATCGAGACTGACCCCGCTCTCACGTACGTGGAGGGTGTTTGTGTCTTCTGGTTCACCATCGAGTTCCTGGTGCGCGTCACCTTCTGCCCGGTGAAGTTGGAGTTTGTTAAGAGCGTCCTCAACATCATCGACTTCGTGGCGATCCTGCCATTTTACCTGGAAGTAGGGCTGAGCGGCCTTTCGTCGAAGGCTGCTAAGGATGTGTTGGGTTTCCTCAGGGTGGTGCGTTTTGTTCGCATCCTGCGCATCTTCAAGCTGACGCGTCATTTTGTGGGGCTTAGGGTGTTGGGCCACACGTTACGGGCCAGCACCAATGAATTCCTGCTGCTAATCATCTTCCTGGCGTTGGGGGTCTTAATTTTTGCCACCATGATATACTATGCCGAGCGGATAGGCGCCAAGCCCAACGACCCCACCGCCGCCGGCCACACCAAGTTCAAAAACATCCCCATCGGCTTCTGGTGGGCCGTGGTGACCATGACCACTCTGGGTTACGGGGATATGTATCCGGAGACTTGGTCGGGCATGGTGGTGGGCGCGCTGTGCGCTTTGGCCGGCGTGCTGACGATAGCCATGCCCGTGCCCGTCATCGTCAATAACTTTGGGATGTACTACTCCCTGGCCATGGCCAAGCAGAAGCTgccaaagaagaggaagaaacacaTCCCGCAGGCGGTGCAAGGAGGGTCCCCCACCTACTGCAAAGCTGATCTCAACACCACCTGCAACAGCACTCAAGGCGACCTGTGCCACGTCAAGGGGAGCAGGGTGCTCGAACGCAACCGCTCAGGTGAGACCGAATCCTGAAGAGTTAAAGTCACTGCAGAGAAAAATATCCCTAACTCTTGAACTTTGAATAATTTGTGCAGAAGTTTAAGAGGCATGAAATTTTTACTGAGTGTGGTGAAACCAAGGAAAAGCCATGAGGGAGCTCCGATCAGCCTGAGAGAGGGAACGTCTgacaggttctcctctgaggacCGGAGACGGTTCCTCCCTGGTGACCCACAGCAGCTCGCTGAGCTCTTTTGCCTCGCAGCCGTCGTCTGTGGTTGCCACAGTGATGATGAACAAAAATGTACATCGAGGATTAGATGTCTGTGTGCAACCGCTCCGGCCGATAGGAAATCACAGTCCTCATGTCCAGCACTCTGTACCTGCAGGCGTTGTCCGTTCCTCGCTCGGGACGTAGGTGGCTGATTCTCCCTCGAGGCCCATGTCAGTAATTTACTCTGACACATCTGATATCGATGGAAATTAGTGTCGGCCTCCGTACTCTGACTTTCTTTGAGTCCCAGCGCAGATGTTCCTGAGGGCAGGAGCACACTCTGCGCTCCTCATGCGGTCTATTTGTTTATTAGCTCTCTGAGCCTTATGTTTAATAGACATGGAATAATTCATGCCAGGGCTGAATGCGCAGGCAGAGTCAATCTGGTTTAGACGCCCGTATTATTTCCTCTGAGGTCATATGAAATACCGTCTGCAAAGTTTCCTCTCTCTTACACTGCTGCATGATTAATATTTGAGTGTGAAAAGGGCCCTTTGACATGTATTCAGAGCaagagcagcttctgctcttcgTGACTGATTTTGATTCTTTATCTGCAAATTCTGCACAGCGTCTCGATACATATGACTTCCTGGTGTTGAAGAAGCATTTATTAGAACCAGGCACAAGCATTACAATCACATCACAGCTTCTTTATACGGAATCTGTCTGCACTTGATACTCTCGACCAGAAAAACTCAGCAGAACTGTCTGAGTTGAAGCGTAACTGGAGCAAGACTCTGAGCTTATGAcaggatttatttcagttttacagtgacTGAAGTGTCAAAAAATGGAAATTGATGATTACTTCTGCACCGTTTTCCAAGAGATCTATCAGATCAGTTAACAGCGTGATGAGAGCCAGGCTATACATATGGTTTGCATGCAGTAACAaagctgtgtgtgcagaggaggaGTTGAAGCTGATTCGGATCCGTGTGCTCACAGTTctgtctgcagactgcagcggGGGCAGCGACCTCACCATGTCCCCCGAGGAGAGGGTCCCCATGCGGAGGTCCAGCACCCGGGAGCAGGACCACCGGGGTGGGGGCACCTGCTTCCTGCTGGCTGCCAGTGACTACACCTGCCCCGCAGACGGAGGGCTCCGGAAAACAGGTAACGGCATGTCGAAGCCCGGCAGCTCTTTGGAAGTGCagcaaaaaaacagttttacaaAAGGtgggaaatgtttgttttgcaagTATAACAAAACTTGAAACAACGCTTTTTGGGGTTGAATAACAcagaaaattattaaaaattatATAACATACAAAGTTAAATCTTTTGTTAATTGTAAATCTAAAAAAACTCGCCCACATTATTACTGTTTATTTCAGGTGCATTCATAATAAGGTATATAATTAGAAAATTACTATAAAAAAACtagattttagctgttttattttgttcactGGTGAAGTGATGAGAGAGGGTGACTCCGCTCCCTTTCCTGGCAAAGTTCAAAGTtcactttctttattttaatgtgaCCACAGTCagtggagtaaaaaaaaaacaaaacctcaccTGTAAAGTCCTCACCCGCTGATCCGTGTCCTCAGCGACAGGGACGCCGACGTCTCTGGAGGGGGGGCGGCTGTGCGCTCGGCCCTAGTCGGCTAAGGTAACGTAACCCTCGGCCCGGCCGTCCCAGATGCCCGGGACGACCGCACACGCAATTCTGAGGGGCGAGCGCGCCCATGCCGGCTGACTCAGAACTGTTGCTTACTTCCTCgcaatttattcatgttttctggTTGCCTGGAAACACTTGAATAAATTTTTGACCCGGCGTCTCACTTTTTCTGGCTGCCGCCGAGCCCATCGTCCATCCACGGCTCCCGGGTAGATCGCCCAGTGTATCATCCACCCCTGAGGTGGAGATACACCAGCAGATATTCCTGATTCCGTCTCTACAGGAAGTCAAACGGGTAAAGTAAAGGAGCGGGCGGAAATCTTGTCAACTTGTCAAACATTTTGACCTCTTCATGTGAAATATTACgaaatttttgttttcttatgaTGAGAAACCAATCCGTGGAGTCATACTGTGAGTCGAACTGTTCAGAATGACGAGTTGATCCTGGTTTTACGTTACAGAACTGGGATGAGCTGATTCTCGTTTGTGATCGGATGCATTTAAAAAGTTTACCAAAGATTACCAAGATCACAGCTTGATGTaaaaagctgcagagctggccaaaaacaattttttcacaccatctctttctctcttgaATCCATGTCGTGTAAACTGGCCTAAAGGTCACTTTGACGTTTTCCCAGAAAGCTCTCTTCCTGTTCTTGGTCGTGTCAAAGCCAGAAAAGGTCACCAGCCTCAGTGAGCGCTAAACAAACCACTCCTCTTTACTTCAACGGCCCAAACTTCATTTCTCCCACATAATGTCCATTTACAGTCTTTCTTAGCCTGAAGCATGTTTGTCGGATTAATCCCTCCATTCCATCTGTGTTATCTGCAGCATCTTGAGGCAGTAACGCCGTGCTAAGAGCTGAGCGGGGGCTAACTGCCTCTCCAGGAGGTTATCTGACTGTCCTGCTCTCAGCCTCATTGCTCTGTAGCCATGTACTGATACTCCTCTCCCtagctcatgttttttttgAGCCGGATTTCGAATGCTTGAAGAGGGCAGTGCAGCTGTGCCCCCGTCTCGCGGCTGTATCTGCCGCTACGTCGATGCTAATGCATAAAACATGAAGCGCTTTGTGGCTCCCGCTACCTGCTGGCTCAG
The sequence above is drawn from the Salarias fasciatus chromosome 17, fSalaFa1.1, whole genome shotgun sequence genome and encodes:
- the kcnc2 gene encoding voltage-gated potassium channel KCNC2 isoform X2, with protein sequence MGKFDDNERIILNVGGTRHETYKSTLKTLPGTRLALLASDSDLDSVLDQLQQVPGFIEYNARTNEYFFDRHPGVFAYVLNYYRTGKLHCPADVCGPLFEEELSFWGIDETDVEPCCWMTYRQHRDAEEALDVFELNVDSGEDDDDIGKRLGIEDVAADVNVSLWRKWQPVIWNLFEDPYSSRAARFIAFASLFFILVSITTFCLETHEAFNKIINKTESIRNSSVPDSGPQYEIETDPALTYVEGVCVFWFTIEFLVRVTFCPVKLEFVKSVLNIIDFVAILPFYLEVGLSGLSSKAAKDVLGFLRVVRFVRILRIFKLTRHFVGLRVLGHTLRASTNEFLLLIIFLALGVLIFATMIYYAERIGAKPNDPTAAGHTKFKNIPIGFWWAVVTMTTLGYGDMYPETWSGMVVGALCALAGVLTIAMPVPVIVNNFGMYYSLAMAKQKLPKKRKKHIPQAVQGGSPTYCKADLNTTCNSTQGDLCHVKGSRVLERNRSVLSADCSGGSDLTMSPEERVPMRRSSTREQDHRGGGTCFLLAASDYTCPADGGLRKTENCKEVVFTGFTQAESSVLS
- the kcnc2 gene encoding voltage-gated potassium channel KCNC2 isoform X4, which produces MGKFDDNERIILNVGGTRHETYKSTLKTLPGTRLALLASDSDLDSVLDQLQQVPGFIEYNARTNEYFFDRHPGVFAYVLNYYRTGKLHCPADVCGPLFEEELSFWGIDETDVEPCCWMTYRQHRDAEEALDVFELNVDSGEDDDDIGKRLGIEDVAADVNVSLWRKWQPVIWNLFEDPYSSRAARFIAFASLFFILVSITTFCLETHEAFNKIINKTESIRNSSVPDSGPQYEIETDPALTYVEGVCVFWFTIEFLVRVTFCPVKLEFVKSVLNIIDFVAILPFYLEVGLSGLSSKAAKDVLGFLRVVRFVRILRIFKLTRHFVGLRVLGHTLRASTNEFLLLIIFLALGVLIFATMIYYAERIGAKPNDPTAAGHTKFKNIPIGFWWAVVTMTTLGYGDMYPETWSGMVVGALCALAGVLTIAMPVPVIVNNFGMYYSLAMAKQKLPKKRKKHIPQAVQGGSPTYCKADLNTTCNSTQGDLCHVKGSRVLERNRSVLSADCSGGSDLTMSPEERVPMRRSSTREQDHRGGGTCFLLAASDYTCPADGGLRKTDNSLPI
- the kcnc2 gene encoding voltage-gated potassium channel KCNC2 isoform X3, with product MGKFDDNERIILNVGGTRHETYKSTLKTLPGTRLALLASDSDLDSVLDQLQQVPGFIEYNARTNEYFFDRHPGVFAYVLNYYRTGKLHCPADVCGPLFEEELSFWGIDETDVEPCCWMTYRQHRDAEEALDVFELNVDSGEDDDDIGKRLGIEDVAADVNVSLWRKWQPVIWNLFEDPYSSRAARFIAFASLFFILVSITTFCLETHEAFNKIINKTESIRNSSVPDSGPQYEIETDPALTYVEGVCVFWFTIEFLVRVTFCPVKLEFVKSVLNIIDFVAILPFYLEVGLSGLSSKAAKDVLGFLRVVRFVRILRIFKLTRHFVGLRVLGHTLRASTNEFLLLIIFLALGVLIFATMIYYAERIGAKPNDPTAAGHTKFKNIPIGFWWAVVTMTTLGYGDMYPETWSGMVVGALCALAGVLTIAMPVPVIVNNFGMYYSLAMAKQKLPKKRKKHIPQAVQGGSPTYCKADLNTTCNSTQGDLCHVKGSRVLERNRSVLSADCSGGSDLTMSPEERVPMRRSSTREQDHRGGGTCFLLAASDYTCPADGGLRKTATGTPTSLEGGRLCARP
- the kcnc2 gene encoding voltage-gated potassium channel KCNC2 isoform X1 — encoded protein: MGKFDDNERIILNVGGTRHETYKSTLKTLPGTRLALLASDSDLDSVLDQLQQVPGFIEYNARTNEYFFDRHPGVFAYVLNYYRTGKLHCPADVCGPLFEEELSFWGIDETDVEPCCWMTYRQHRDAEEALDVFELNVDSGEDDDDIGKRLGIEDVAADVNVSLWRKWQPVIWNLFEDPYSSRAARFIAFASLFFILVSITTFCLETHEAFNKIINKTESIRNSSVPDSGPQYEIETDPALTYVEGVCVFWFTIEFLVRVTFCPVKLEFVKSVLNIIDFVAILPFYLEVGLSGLSSKAAKDVLGFLRVVRFVRILRIFKLTRHFVGLRVLGHTLRASTNEFLLLIIFLALGVLIFATMIYYAERIGAKPNDPTAAGHTKFKNIPIGFWWAVVTMTTLGYGDMYPETWSGMVVGALCALAGVLTIAMPVPVIVNNFGMYYSLAMAKQKLPKKRKKHIPQAVQGGSPTYCKADLNTTCNSTQGDLCHVKGSRVLERNRSVLSADCSGGSDLTMSPEERVPMRRSSTREQDHRGGGTCFLLAASDYTCPADGGLRKTGYEKSRSLNNIAGVTGNALRLSPVTSPYGSPCPLRRSRSPIPSIL